A genomic segment from Tessaracoccus defluvii encodes:
- a CDS encoding polymorphic toxin-type HINT domain-containing protein yields the protein MDLVLSGSTVKATRYYSYDGQTIAQRSPDGVRAFFSDQVGTSHTAVDWSNLATVTRRVSDPYGNEVAMAKGPWVNGRGFLDQPVDSSTGLVDMGVRKYDPQTGRFISVDPVLDPSNPLSLNGYSYTNGDPVNDADPSGAWSWKSVLNAGKNFVAGAGKYVVQSAVEMGQLGATAALWVSGKKWSEASQTASRWANGAMNAYSRFEDRMGVNRNSAAYRAGYTTAMVVDTVSSLISPAKGALKLAAKLAVKAVTKVGVKQAARGVTRAAVATGARNSRVVLAGAKKSVTSVKSALVKSNPAGKRAAGVGAGKAASSGKRIDVGPSAAQGCSFSGETTVLMADGSHRPISEVRPGDEVIATDPETGEQGPRVVVDTFAHEDATVELVVDGEVLVTTEDHPFWSEDEEAFVRADSLREGERLLGADGDLVTVSRPVVVSATVREVAYNLFISEVHTYHVGTDAVLVHNTCGPANGGRAIFEIHPRVLTQLDDPRLGALTSKLNPEALQDLAHNPSAQYMMDTASGHINIVQEIDGVLLRLTTASDEFKIISVGRMRPSQLRNGLSWGRFVLIGSGG from the coding sequence ATGGATCTGGTGTTGTCCGGGTCGACGGTGAAGGCGACCCGGTACTACTCGTATGACGGGCAGACGATTGCGCAGCGCAGTCCTGATGGTGTGAGGGCGTTCTTCTCGGATCAGGTGGGTACCAGTCATACCGCGGTTGACTGGAGCAATCTTGCCACGGTGACGAGGCGGGTCAGTGACCCGTATGGCAATGAGGTTGCCATGGCTAAGGGGCCGTGGGTGAACGGGCGGGGGTTCCTGGATCAGCCGGTGGATTCTTCGACTGGTCTGGTTGATATGGGGGTGCGGAAGTATGACCCACAGACGGGCCGGTTCATTTCGGTGGATCCGGTGTTGGATCCGTCGAATCCGTTGTCGTTGAATGGTTATTCGTATACCAATGGTGATCCGGTCAATGATGCTGATCCGTCGGGTGCGTGGTCGTGGAAGTCGGTGTTGAACGCGGGGAAGAATTTCGTCGCGGGTGCTGGGAAGTATGTGGTGCAGTCGGCTGTCGAGATGGGGCAGTTGGGTGCGACGGCGGCGTTGTGGGTGTCGGGGAAGAAGTGGTCGGAGGCGTCTCAGACGGCGTCGCGGTGGGCGAATGGGGCGATGAACGCTTATTCGCGGTTCGAGGACAGGATGGGGGTGAATCGGAACTCGGCTGCGTATAGGGCTGGTTATACGACGGCGATGGTGGTCGACACGGTGTCGAGCTTGATCTCGCCCGCGAAGGGAGCTCTGAAGCTGGCAGCGAAACTTGCCGTGAAGGCCGTGACCAAGGTGGGTGTGAAGCAGGCTGCTCGGGGTGTGACGCGAGCGGCTGTCGCTACAGGGGCACGCAACTCGAGGGTCGTGCTGGCGGGGGCGAAGAAGAGCGTGACGTCGGTGAAGTCGGCTCTTGTGAAGTCGAACCCGGCTGGGAAGCGGGCCGCAGGCGTTGGTGCGGGCAAGGCAGCCTCGTCTGGCAAGCGCATCGATGTGGGGCCTTCTGCGGCTCAGGGGTGCAGTTTCTCCGGGGAGACGACTGTGTTGATGGCCGATGGGTCTCATCGCCCGATCAGTGAGGTGCGGCCGGGCGATGAGGTGATCGCTACTGATCCTGAGACTGGGGAGCAGGGTCCTCGTGTGGTGGTCGACACCTTCGCTCATGAGGACGCCACGGTCGAGTTGGTGGTCGACGGGGAGGTGCTGGTCACTACCGAGGATCATCCGTTCTGGTCGGAGGACGAGGAAGCGTTTGTTCGGGCGGACAGCCTGCGGGAGGGTGAGCGTCTGCTTGGTGCTGATGGCGACTTGGTGACGGTGTCGCGTCCGGTGGTGGTGTCGGCGACGGTGCGTGAGGTTGCGTATAACCTGTTCATCAGTGAGGTTCACACGTATCATGTGGGGACCGACGCGGTCCTCGTCCACAACACCTGCGGCCCCGCAAACGGCGGACGGGCCATCTTTGAAATCCATCCGCGAGTGCTGACGCAACTCGACGACCCGAGGCTCGGAGCGCTCACAAGCAAGCTGAATCCCGAAGCGCTCCAGGACTTGGCGCACAATCCGAGCGCGCAATATATGATGGACACCGCTAGCGGACACATCAATATAGTTCAGGAGATCGACGGCGTGCTTTTGCGGTTAACCACGGCGAGTGATGAGTTCAAGATCATCTCTGTCGGCCGAATGCGCCCGAGTCAACTTCGGAACGGCTTGAGCTGGGGGCGATTCGTACTGATCGGTTCAGGAGGCTGA
- a CDS encoding endonuclease V — protein MNQITTVGAVDVHYDNHQQAKAALVTCRELTFSTIVSEHVTDIARTEPYEPGKLYKRELPCIRAVLALGPQLELLVVDGYATLDPLGRPGLGAYAADAFGIPVIGVAKTPFRTATHAAEVIRGSATKPLYVTAAGGLEIEEAARIVRALAGPNRLPAVLARVDNLARGRFRPNSDHQAT, from the coding sequence GTGAACCAAATAACGACGGTCGGCGCCGTAGACGTCCACTACGACAACCATCAACAAGCGAAGGCGGCGCTGGTCACCTGCCGAGAGTTGACCTTCTCTACGATCGTGTCCGAGCACGTCACCGACATCGCCCGGACCGAGCCATACGAGCCAGGCAAGCTCTACAAGCGCGAACTCCCGTGTATCCGAGCCGTTCTGGCGCTCGGCCCACAACTTGAACTCCTGGTCGTCGATGGCTATGCGACCCTCGACCCCCTAGGGCGTCCAGGGCTCGGAGCGTATGCAGCAGACGCGTTCGGCATCCCCGTCATCGGCGTCGCCAAGACGCCCTTCCGCACCGCAACACACGCGGCCGAGGTGATTCGCGGTTCGGCAACCAAGCCCCTCTACGTCACGGCTGCCGGAGGTCTTGAGATCGAGGAGGCAGCGCGGATCGTCAGAGCGCTGGCGGGGCCAAATCGGCTTCCAGCCGTGCTTGCAAGGGTGGACAACCTCGCTCGCGGACGCTTTCGACCAAACAGCGATCACCAGGCTACTTGA
- a CDS encoding RHS repeat protein, with amino-acid sequence MHGDQLPSGSRSVTVTNSLGESATDYEYLNGQVYETQTFDGATLLSKSLSEFLKVATTATHARTGLPAAEAVVTVSPRNRSISTIAAGGTHAVTTATRFDSLGRALAVTESADGKPSVCTTTSYATNPTRNILLLPAEQNRYAGACPGSGAPTGELLDSQRYFYDGSTTLGAVPGAGNMTQGSSAVTNTAGTVEYATTKNTFDAYGRAVSATEYTGPADTVGRTFTTSFTPASGVATSMKTTNPLGQSQTQILDLRGRPTKVTTVAGMVTEVEYDALGRIVAVWEPGFPRSGPATTKHTYAVSPNGVDAITTQQAVSDGSAITYTTTIQLFDKFAQLVQTQSDAAGGGRVIDDVAYDSHGWAVKTNNHWYALGAPAASLVTTADSTIDSRTVAKYDQAGRPVETISYRGLVESRRSKTIYGGDRITQIPPAGGTTTQAIFDSLGNTVELRLYKTAPTVSGSTVTGGTFTSTKYEHDHDGQMVKLTDASGAVWTSSYDLAGRLISSSDPDAGTSTFAYNHTGELLSTTDARGGAGAVVYGYDVLGRKTSVRSGSPLVLQGEWTYDTLKPGLPTLAKTYLRGNQANVLVEEVTGYNGFGLPTGTKTTVPASEGALAGSYATTVSYTPTGSIKTATLPAAGGLAAETLTYGYDAQGLATTMTGANQYVTETVYNPFGQTTQVTGREGGTLVWSTTQDPETLQVTSSTLSAASAQPQVARHAYTYDQAGKITRIDSGLHYAASGQPNVRTVCYKFDPLQRLTDAWTATDQCQTAPTATANSQVGGVMPLWQSWTFDDVGNRLTSKVNKVVAASALAPTSSTYAYGTAGHAHALTSHATVTGTMTKTASYTYDAAGNTVSRTVAGSTQTNVWNPDGSLASVSAGSQVSRFVYSAAGSEVLRTDPAGTTLFLGVWIWCCPGRR; translated from the coding sequence ATGCATGGCGACCAGCTCCCCAGTGGCTCCCGAAGCGTCACGGTCACCAACTCGCTCGGCGAGTCCGCCACGGACTACGAGTATCTCAACGGTCAGGTCTACGAGACGCAGACCTTTGACGGTGCCACGCTGCTGAGTAAGAGTCTCTCCGAGTTCCTCAAGGTGGCTACGACGGCGACCCACGCGCGGACCGGTCTACCGGCGGCAGAGGCGGTCGTGACTGTCTCGCCGCGTAACCGGTCGATCTCCACGATCGCCGCTGGCGGCACGCATGCCGTCACCACAGCGACGCGGTTCGACTCCTTGGGCCGTGCCCTGGCCGTCACCGAGAGCGCCGACGGGAAGCCCTCCGTCTGCACCACGACCAGCTACGCCACCAACCCGACGCGCAACATCCTGCTGCTACCTGCGGAGCAGAACCGGTACGCGGGCGCGTGCCCGGGGTCCGGCGCGCCGACAGGAGAGTTGCTCGACTCGCAGCGCTACTTCTATGACGGCTCCACAACACTTGGTGCGGTTCCCGGCGCAGGCAACATGACGCAGGGCAGTTCCGCGGTGACAAACACGGCCGGGACCGTCGAGTACGCCACCACGAAGAACACCTTCGACGCGTACGGGCGGGCGGTGAGCGCCACCGAATACACTGGCCCAGCCGACACGGTCGGCCGGACCTTCACGACCAGCTTCACGCCCGCCAGCGGTGTGGCCACGTCGATGAAGACCACCAACCCGCTTGGCCAGTCCCAGACCCAGATCCTCGACCTGCGTGGACGGCCGACCAAGGTGACGACAGTGGCCGGGATGGTCACCGAGGTGGAGTATGACGCGCTGGGGCGGATCGTGGCAGTGTGGGAGCCCGGTTTTCCCCGAAGCGGGCCGGCGACCACGAAGCACACCTACGCCGTGTCTCCCAACGGCGTCGATGCCATCACCACCCAGCAGGCCGTCTCCGACGGGTCCGCGATCACCTACACGACCACGATCCAGCTCTTCGACAAGTTTGCGCAACTTGTGCAGACCCAGAGCGATGCCGCTGGCGGGGGCCGGGTAATTGACGACGTGGCCTACGACTCGCACGGCTGGGCTGTTAAGACCAACAACCATTGGTATGCGCTCGGGGCGCCGGCGGCGTCCCTGGTCACCACGGCCGACTCGACCATCGACTCGCGCACGGTGGCCAAGTACGACCAGGCTGGTCGTCCCGTCGAGACGATCTCGTATCGCGGCCTGGTGGAGTCGCGACGGTCAAAGACGATCTACGGCGGGGACCGGATCACCCAGATCCCGCCGGCGGGGGGTACCACAACCCAGGCCATCTTCGATTCCCTCGGTAACACGGTCGAGCTGCGCCTCTACAAGACCGCGCCCACTGTCTCCGGAAGCACCGTGACCGGGGGAACCTTCACGTCCACCAAGTACGAGCACGACCACGACGGGCAGATGGTCAAGCTGACCGATGCCTCCGGGGCGGTGTGGACGAGCAGCTATGACCTGGCGGGACGGTTGATCTCGTCGAGTGACCCTGATGCCGGGACCAGCACGTTTGCCTACAACCACACGGGCGAGTTGCTGTCGACTACAGATGCCCGCGGCGGTGCTGGCGCGGTGGTCTACGGCTACGACGTGCTTGGGCGCAAGACGTCGGTGCGCAGTGGCTCTCCGCTGGTGCTGCAGGGGGAGTGGACCTACGACACCCTGAAGCCGGGTCTGCCGACCCTCGCCAAGACGTATCTGAGGGGCAATCAGGCGAATGTGCTTGTTGAGGAGGTCACGGGCTACAACGGCTTCGGTCTGCCTACCGGGACGAAGACGACGGTGCCTGCGAGTGAAGGTGCGTTGGCGGGTTCCTATGCCACGACCGTCAGCTACACGCCGACGGGGAGTATCAAGACGGCCACTCTGCCTGCGGCCGGGGGGCTCGCGGCCGAGACGTTGACCTACGGGTATGACGCGCAAGGCCTGGCGACCACCATGACGGGGGCCAACCAGTACGTCACCGAGACCGTCTACAACCCGTTTGGGCAGACGACCCAGGTCACTGGGCGGGAGGGCGGAACCCTGGTGTGGTCCACCACCCAGGACCCGGAGACGCTGCAGGTCACCTCCTCCACGCTGTCGGCGGCATCGGCGCAGCCTCAGGTTGCCCGCCACGCCTACACCTACGACCAGGCCGGCAAGATCACCCGGATTGATTCGGGGCTCCACTATGCCGCCTCGGGCCAGCCGAACGTGCGGACGGTGTGTTACAAGTTTGATCCGCTTCAGCGGTTGACTGATGCGTGGACGGCGACGGATCAATGCCAGACGGCCCCGACGGCGACGGCGAACAGCCAGGTTGGTGGCGTGATGCCGCTGTGGCAGTCGTGGACGTTTGATGATGTTGGGAACCGGCTGACCTCGAAGGTGAACAAGGTTGTCGCCGCGTCGGCTCTGGCGCCCACCTCATCTACCTACGCCTACGGGACCGCAGGGCACGCGCATGCGTTGACCAGCCACGCGACGGTGACGGGCACCATGACGAAGACCGCCTCCTACACCTACGACGCGGCGGGCAACACGGTGTCTCGGACGGTCGCTGGCAGCACCCAGACGAATGTGTGGAACCCGGATGGTTCGCTGGCGTCTGTCAGTGCGGGGAGCCAGGTCTCTAGGTTCGTCTACAGCGCGGCCGGTTCTGAGGTGCTGCGCACTGATCCGGCGGGGACCACCTTGTTCCTGGGGGTATGGATCTGGTGTTGTCCGGGTCGACGGTGA